The following are encoded in a window of Solidesulfovibrio magneticus RS-1 genomic DNA:
- the amrB gene encoding AmmeMemoRadiSam system protein B: MTYDTPRARHDLEFIPFDHEGQPTILVRDRLEIVPWGTGIPQGLLPVMALMDGRRSLAEVAAAVTEAQGGREVTADDVAGLVKQLDAAGLMDSPRYRERKAAIAAAFEAAPRRETVFAGQAYPDAGDELAAYLDAVLAEAPEACTAPGPIKAVIAPHIDPEAGRAAYAAAYAALGAAIKAAAPKRVIVLGVGHQIIDGLFCLTDKAFATPLGDVGADAEAVARLRAAGGRSVDASTLPHKAEHSVEFQAVFLRHLLGDAPFAMVPVLCGSPAGVMDAPTRQAFRDCAGPFLDALAELASQPDTLIVAGVDFCHIGGKFGHAEPAEALEAAALAHDRALLAALGAGDADAFWAESARVGDAYNVCGLSALATLAEILPPSSMTLLSHDIMRETPTLSAVSFAAAAFCPK; the protein is encoded by the coding sequence ATGACATACGACACTCCCCGCGCCCGGCACGACCTCGAATTCATTCCCTTTGACCACGAAGGCCAACCCACCATCCTGGTGCGCGACCGCCTGGAAATCGTACCCTGGGGCACCGGCATCCCTCAGGGGCTGCTGCCGGTCATGGCCCTTATGGACGGCCGGCGCAGCCTGGCCGAGGTGGCCGCCGCCGTCACCGAGGCCCAGGGCGGCCGGGAAGTGACCGCGGACGACGTGGCCGGGCTCGTCAAACAGCTCGACGCGGCCGGACTCATGGATTCGCCCCGCTACCGGGAGCGCAAGGCGGCCATCGCCGCCGCTTTCGAGGCCGCGCCCCGGCGCGAGACGGTGTTCGCCGGCCAGGCTTACCCCGACGCCGGGGATGAGTTGGCCGCCTATCTCGACGCCGTGCTGGCCGAGGCCCCAGAGGCTTGCACCGCCCCCGGCCCCATAAAGGCCGTCATCGCGCCGCACATCGATCCCGAGGCCGGCCGGGCCGCCTACGCCGCCGCCTACGCCGCCCTGGGCGCGGCCATCAAGGCCGCCGCGCCCAAGCGCGTCATCGTCCTTGGCGTCGGCCACCAGATCATCGACGGACTTTTCTGTCTCACGGACAAGGCCTTTGCCACGCCGCTCGGCGACGTGGGCGCCGACGCCGAGGCCGTGGCCAGGCTGCGCGCCGCCGGCGGCCGGTCCGTTGACGCCTCGACGCTACCCCACAAGGCCGAGCATTCCGTGGAATTTCAGGCCGTGTTCCTGCGCCACCTTCTGGGCGACGCGCCCTTTGCCATGGTCCCCGTCCTGTGCGGCTCGCCGGCCGGGGTGATGGACGCGCCCACGCGGCAGGCCTTCCGCGACTGCGCCGGCCCGTTCCTCGACGCCCTGGCCGAGCTGGCATCCCAGCCCGACACGCTCATCGTGGCCGGCGTGGATTTCTGCCACATCGGCGGCAAGTTCGGCCATGCCGAGCCGGCCGAGGCCCTGGAAGCGGCGGCCCTGGCCCACGACCGGGCGCTCTTGGCCGCCCTGGGGGCCGGCGACGCGGACGCCTTCTGGGCCGAGTCGGCCCGGGTAGGCGACGCCTACAACGTCTGCGGCCTGTCCGCCCTGGCCACCCTGGCCGAGATCCTGCCGCCGTCGTCCATGACGCTGCTTTCCCACGACATCATGCGCGAAACCCCGACGCTTTCGGCCGTGAGCTTTGCCGCCGCCGCTTTTTGCCCCAAATGA
- a CDS encoding response regulator translates to MGNAGKILVADDSAVMQNVLKKILLGIGCRDVRTVANGQAAWELLESEKDFELVFADLRMPRLSGLALLDRIRQSPAMQALPVVIISSEADPARILEAGQHNATAYVVKPFSVEKISGVVKSILGR, encoded by the coding sequence ATGGGCAATGCCGGGAAAATTCTGGTCGCGGACGATTCCGCGGTCATGCAAAACGTGCTGAAGAAGATTCTGCTCGGCATCGGCTGCCGGGACGTGCGCACCGTGGCCAACGGCCAGGCGGCCTGGGAGTTGCTGGAAAGCGAGAAAGACTTTGAGCTGGTGTTCGCCGATCTGCGCATGCCCCGGCTGTCCGGCCTGGCGCTTTTGGACAGGATTCGCCAGTCGCCTGCCATGCAGGCCCTGCCCGTGGTCATCATCAGCAGCGAGGCCGATCCGGCCCGCATCCTGGAAGCCGGCCAGCACAACGCCACGGCCTATGTGGTCAAGCCGTTTTCCGTCGAGAAAATCTCCGGCGTCGTCAAAAGCATCCTGGGGCGGTAG
- a CDS encoding ArsR/SmtB family transcription factor → MLKSDATPLPWFKALADETRLRLVRVLSRHELSVGEITAVLDMGQSRVSRHLAILVGCGLLGSRREGAWTFYSAVTAGPAAAFLGCLAPFLDAAGHDADLAAVDAVLRERRLETRRFFNDIAADWAALRREVLGDLDPAALVREVMPDRMAAAADLGCGPGDLLPVLAERAGAVIGVDSSPSMLALAERRTHGLPVSVRMGELEHLPMANGEAAFAVICLTLHHLPDPAAALAEARRVLAPDGRLVVIDFAPHEDEAMRRRFGDRWLGFSREKLTEWLHRAGFDLAQWSEHPVNNGLVAARAVATPRQPA, encoded by the coding sequence ATGCTCAAAAGCGACGCCACCCCACTCCCCTGGTTCAAGGCCTTGGCCGACGAAACGCGTCTGCGCCTCGTCCGCGTGCTCTCGCGCCATGAACTGTCCGTGGGCGAAATCACCGCCGTCCTCGATATGGGGCAGTCCCGCGTGTCGCGACACCTCGCCATCCTCGTCGGCTGTGGGCTGCTCGGCAGCCGGCGCGAAGGGGCCTGGACCTTTTACAGCGCCGTGACCGCCGGCCCGGCCGCCGCGTTTCTCGGTTGCCTGGCCCCGTTTCTCGACGCCGCCGGCCATGACGCCGATCTGGCCGCCGTGGACGCCGTGCTGCGCGAGCGCCGGCTGGAAACGCGCCGCTTTTTCAACGACATCGCTGCCGATTGGGCCGCCCTGCGCCGCGAGGTGCTGGGCGATCTCGACCCCGCCGCCCTGGTTCGCGAGGTCATGCCCGACCGGATGGCCGCCGCCGCCGACCTGGGCTGCGGCCCGGGCGATCTGCTCCCGGTGCTGGCCGAACGCGCCGGGGCCGTCATCGGCGTGGACAGCTCGCCCTCCATGCTGGCCCTGGCCGAACGCCGCACCCACGGCCTGCCGGTCAGCGTGCGCATGGGCGAACTGGAACACCTGCCCATGGCCAACGGCGAGGCCGCCTTTGCCGTCATCTGCCTGACCCTGCACCACCTGCCCGATCCGGCCGCCGCCCTGGCCGAGGCCCGGCGCGTGCTGGCCCCGGACGGACGGTTGGTGGTCATCGATTTCGCCCCCCACGAGGACGAAGCCATGCGACGCCGCTTCGGCGACCGCTGGCTGGGCTTTTCCCGCGAGAAACTGACCGAATGGCTTCACCGCGCCGGCTTTGATCTGGCACAGTGGTCCGAACATCCCGTCAACAACGGGCTCGTCGCCGCCCGCGCCGTGGCGACGCCCCGCCAACCCGCTTAG
- a CDS encoding peptide chain release factor 3 encodes MQNQLFLKELTREAARRRTFAIISHPDAGKTTLTEKLLLFGGAIAMAGAIKAKKAGRHATSDWMAIERERGISVTSSVMNFEFNGHAVNLLDTPGHQDFSEDTYRVLTAADSALMVIDSAKGVETQTKKLMDVCRLRDTPIITFINKLDREGRSPLELLDDIEQSLGIEAAPLSWPIGMGKGFQGVYDLRQARLRFFEAADKGARPREGVIVQGLDDPALDELLGDAGAAGLRHDVELLDGAGYPFSMERYLTGKQTPVFFGSAINNFGVRELLEAVVDLAPGPRPRAAAPREISPLEEEFTGLVFKVQANMDAAHRDRVAFVRICSGRFNRGMKLRHHRLGKDIKASNAILFMAQERSGVEEAWPGDIIGIPNHGTLNVGDSLSTGEPLKFLGIPHFAPEHFRRVLLKNPFKAKQLDKGLTQLSEEGAIQFFRPINGGGMLLGAVGALQFEVIAQRLASEYDVDVDLVGTKFNAARWLFAESKEALDKLVHEESDALATDAGGHRVMLFTSDWMMERTVERWKSIRFEATRECADATA; translated from the coding sequence ATGCAAAACCAGCTCTTTCTCAAGGAACTTACCCGCGAGGCGGCTCGCCGCCGCACCTTCGCCATCATCAGCCACCCCGACGCCGGCAAGACCACCCTCACGGAAAAGCTCCTGCTCTTCGGCGGGGCCATCGCCATGGCCGGGGCCATCAAGGCCAAAAAGGCCGGTCGCCACGCCACCTCGGACTGGATGGCCATCGAACGCGAGCGCGGTATTTCCGTGACCTCCTCGGTCATGAATTTCGAGTTCAACGGCCATGCCGTCAATCTCCTGGACACCCCGGGCCACCAGGACTTTTCCGAGGACACCTACCGGGTGCTCACCGCCGCCGACTCGGCGCTCATGGTCATCGACAGCGCCAAGGGCGTCGAGACCCAGACCAAAAAGCTCATGGACGTCTGCCGTCTGCGCGACACGCCGATCATCACCTTCATCAACAAGCTCGACCGCGAGGGACGCTCGCCCCTGGAACTCCTCGACGACATCGAGCAGAGCCTGGGCATCGAGGCCGCGCCCCTGTCCTGGCCCATCGGCATGGGCAAGGGATTTCAGGGAGTTTACGATCTGCGCCAGGCCCGGCTGCGCTTTTTCGAGGCCGCCGACAAGGGCGCCCGCCCCCGGGAGGGCGTGATCGTTCAGGGTCTGGACGATCCGGCCCTGGACGAACTGCTTGGCGACGCGGGAGCCGCCGGTCTTCGCCACGACGTGGAGCTGCTCGACGGCGCGGGCTATCCCTTTTCCATGGAGCGCTACCTGACCGGCAAGCAGACGCCGGTCTTTTTCGGCAGCGCCATCAATAATTTCGGCGTTCGGGAACTGCTGGAAGCCGTAGTGGACCTCGCCCCGGGGCCGCGTCCCCGGGCGGCCGCCCCTCGGGAAATATCCCCCCTGGAAGAAGAGTTCACCGGCCTGGTCTTCAAGGTCCAGGCCAACATGGACGCCGCCCACCGCGACCGGGTGGCCTTTGTCCGCATCTGCTCCGGCCGCTTCAACCGGGGCATGAAGCTGCGCCATCATCGCCTGGGCAAGGACATCAAGGCCTCCAACGCCATCCTTTTTATGGCCCAGGAACGCAGCGGCGTGGAAGAAGCCTGGCCCGGGGACATCATCGGCATCCCCAACCACGGCACGTTAAACGTCGGCGACTCCCTGTCCACGGGCGAACCGCTCAAATTCCTGGGCATCCCGCATTTCGCGCCCGAGCATTTCCGCCGGGTGCTGCTCAAAAACCCGTTCAAGGCCAAGCAGCTGGACAAGGGCCTGACCCAGCTGTCCGAGGAAGGGGCCATCCAGTTCTTCCGGCCCATAAACGGCGGCGGCATGTTGCTGGGGGCCGTGGGGGCCTTGCAGTTCGAGGTCATCGCCCAGCGTCTGGCCTCGGAATACGACGTGGACGTCGATCTGGTCGGCACGAAGTTCAACGCCGCCCGCTGGCTGTTCGCCGAGAGCAAGGAAGCCCTGGACAAGCTTGTCCATGAGGAATCCGACGCCCTGGCCACCGACGCCGGCGGCCATCGGGTCATGCTGTTTACCAGCGACTGGATGATGGAACGCACCGTGGAACGCTGGAAATCCATCCGGTTCGAGGCCACCCGGGAGTGCGCCGACGCCACGGCCTAG
- the ahcY gene encoding adenosylhomocysteinase, whose product MSVKPLDLSLPYMVADMAQADWGRKEMQLSENEMPGLMAVIAKYGDKKPLAGLRVTGSLHMTIQTAMLIKCLHALGADLRWASCNIYSTQDHAAAAIAADGLAAVYAWKGETLEDYWWCTEMALTWPDGTGPDLIVDDGGDATLFIHHGVKCAKDAKVLNAPTDNKEMAIIMDRIKAVVAADAGRFERMAKKIRGVSEETTTGVHRLYQMMQAGELLFPAINVNDSVTKSKFDNLYGCRESLADGIKRATDVMVAGKVVVVAGYGDVGKGCAHSMKGFGARVLVTEIDPICALQAAMEGYEVTTMDEACSQGDIFVTATGCCDVITGAHMEKMRDGAIVCNIGHFDSEIAVAYLETTPHCKKESIKPLVDKWTMASGNAILMLAEGRLVNLGCATGHPSFVMSNSFTNQALAQIELATKDYKIGVYTLPKLLDEEVARLHLARLGAKLETLTPAQSAYLNIDAAGPYKPDHYRY is encoded by the coding sequence ATGAGCGTCAAACCCCTTGATCTCTCCCTGCCCTACATGGTCGCCGACATGGCCCAGGCCGATTGGGGCCGCAAGGAAATGCAGCTGTCCGAAAACGAGATGCCGGGACTTATGGCCGTCATCGCCAAGTATGGCGACAAAAAGCCGTTGGCTGGCCTTCGCGTCACCGGCTCGCTGCACATGACCATCCAGACCGCCATGCTCATCAAGTGCCTCCACGCTCTGGGCGCGGACCTGCGCTGGGCCTCGTGCAACATCTACTCGACCCAGGACCACGCCGCCGCCGCCATCGCCGCCGACGGCCTGGCCGCCGTCTACGCCTGGAAGGGCGAGACCCTGGAAGACTACTGGTGGTGCACCGAGATGGCGCTGACCTGGCCCGACGGCACCGGCCCGGACCTCATCGTGGACGACGGCGGCGACGCCACGCTGTTTATCCACCACGGCGTCAAATGCGCCAAGGACGCCAAGGTCCTCAACGCCCCCACCGACAATAAGGAAATGGCCATTATCATGGACCGCATCAAGGCGGTGGTGGCCGCCGACGCCGGCCGGTTCGAGCGCATGGCCAAGAAGATTCGCGGCGTGTCCGAGGAGACCACCACCGGCGTGCATCGCCTCTACCAGATGATGCAGGCCGGCGAGTTGCTGTTCCCGGCCATCAACGTCAACGACTCGGTCACCAAGTCGAAGTTCGACAACCTCTACGGCTGCCGCGAGTCGCTGGCTGACGGCATCAAGCGGGCCACCGACGTCATGGTGGCCGGCAAGGTCGTGGTCGTGGCCGGCTACGGCGACGTGGGCAAGGGCTGCGCCCACTCCATGAAGGGCTTTGGCGCGCGCGTGCTGGTCACCGAGATCGACCCCATCTGCGCTCTGCAGGCGGCCATGGAAGGCTACGAAGTCACCACCATGGACGAGGCCTGCTCCCAGGGCGACATTTTCGTCACCGCCACCGGCTGCTGCGACGTCATCACCGGCGCGCACATGGAAAAGATGCGCGACGGAGCCATTGTCTGCAACATCGGCCATTTCGACTCCGAAATCGCCGTGGCCTACCTGGAGACCACCCCGCACTGCAAGAAGGAGTCGATCAAGCCCCTGGTCGACAAATGGACCATGGCTTCGGGCAACGCCATCCTCATGCTGGCCGAAGGCCGTCTGGTGAACCTCGGCTGCGCCACCGGCCACCCGAGCTTCGTCATGTCCAACTCGTTCACCAACCAGGCCCTGGCCCAGATCGAGCTGGCCACCAAGGACTACAAGATCGGCGTCTACACACTGCCCAAGCTCCTGGACGAGGAAGTGGCCCGGCTGCACCTCGCCCGCCTCGGCGCCAAGCTCGAAACCCTGACCCCGGCCCAGTCCGCCTACCTCAACATCGACGCGGCCGGCCCCTACAAGCCCGACCACTACCGCTACTAG
- a CDS encoding hybrid sensor histidine kinase/response regulator, giving the protein MAVSIRKFTLIWICLGSAVLLAFYILLNSLLLTQTFSGFAYVTLANNTVRVANFLDEEVQKLDDIIVDWAVWDDSYQFMQKNKPDFVRSNLNDRTLGSLDLAFIAFVDNEGRIVWSASRKADDAFAPQLDEAVRDIILHQTTMLRPDDQEGRIRGIASLHDTFTIIASCPISDSEGAAPKLGTLVMGRDLTEPIIKKIEEKTRLRFTLADHFDSAPLGRQVQTEHLQTEDSELAVHIYDTNESTLSGHVKLKDITGAEALDLIVSGDKEILKLGQSASLKSSILLICGGFALIGCILFLIERKVLRRILSIKSQITEINKTINVFGAKKDVTISGDDEISELARYISLYISQITNYKLNLENLVKERTRRLQEKNVENEKIRQKLEEAKVVAEQANKTKTDFLAKVTHEVRTPMNAIKGMNDYLLSTALTADQRDCLTAIKESSDHLLTIVNDLLDLSKIEAGKIVLETIDFNLKSVIESTTRLMLPLANKKNLELVTLLDDSADVVVRGDPARLRQILLNLTNNALKFTKLGGIAVTASATTDATAGGYEIAITVSDTGVGIERARLDTIFEPFTQGDDSTSRKFGGTGLGLSVCKQLVGLMHGAITVESTPGEGSSFTVRLPLAQGDYNHILARPDAAKGREAPLDRLMILVVDDNPMNLRVAQKVFSLLNQEPILAQGAQEALTFLKTALFDMVFLDIEMPEINGIELCRMIRDGVATPLNKDVPIIAMTAYSLDTIRDECLACGMDDFITKPLDPQVLYEKILLLHQNMTGLCRYEHGASGQPEPDTPQDGQGNARTLHSELALLKLGGDAELYREVCEGYLEKYNTQRIDITLVQSRPEADKLGFEIHSLKGLAQQLGAEKLCAVATVIEKTLKNQEPCEDAAFARLLDAARETEQAVTDYLARARPKAD; this is encoded by the coding sequence ATGGCCGTCTCCATACGAAAATTCACCCTGATCTGGATCTGCCTGGGGTCCGCCGTCCTCCTCGCCTTTTACATCCTGCTCAACAGCCTGTTGTTGACCCAGACCTTTTCCGGCTTTGCCTATGTGACGCTGGCCAACAACACCGTGCGCGTGGCCAATTTCCTGGATGAAGAGGTGCAAAAGCTCGACGACATCATCGTTGATTGGGCCGTCTGGGACGACAGCTACCAGTTCATGCAGAAAAACAAGCCCGACTTCGTGCGCTCCAACCTCAACGACAGGACGCTCGGCTCCCTGGATTTGGCCTTCATCGCCTTCGTCGACAACGAAGGCCGGATCGTCTGGTCGGCCAGCCGCAAGGCGGACGATGCCTTTGCACCCCAGCTCGACGAGGCCGTCCGGGACATCATTCTCCACCAAACGACCATGCTCCGGCCCGACGACCAGGAGGGCCGGATACGTGGCATCGCCAGCCTGCACGACACCTTCACCATCATCGCCAGCTGTCCCATTTCCGACAGCGAAGGCGCCGCGCCCAAGCTGGGGACGCTGGTCATGGGCCGCGACCTGACCGAACCCATCATCAAGAAAATCGAGGAAAAGACCCGGTTGCGCTTCACCCTGGCCGACCATTTCGACAGCGCGCCTCTGGGCCGGCAGGTGCAAACGGAACATCTGCAAACCGAAGACTCGGAGCTGGCCGTTCACATCTACGACACCAACGAATCCACCTTGTCCGGCCACGTCAAGCTCAAGGACATCACCGGAGCGGAAGCTCTTGATCTGATCGTTTCCGGAGACAAGGAAATCCTCAAACTGGGGCAGAGCGCCTCGCTAAAGTCTTCCATCCTGCTCATCTGCGGCGGCTTTGCGCTGATCGGCTGCATCCTGTTTCTCATCGAACGCAAAGTGCTGCGCCGCATATTAAGCATCAAATCGCAGATCACCGAGATCAACAAGACCATCAACGTCTTCGGCGCCAAAAAGGACGTCACCATCTCCGGCGACGACGAAATCAGCGAGCTGGCCCGCTACATCAGCCTCTATATTTCCCAAATCACCAACTACAAGCTCAACTTGGAAAATCTGGTCAAGGAACGCACCAGGCGTTTGCAGGAGAAAAACGTCGAGAACGAGAAAATCCGCCAGAAGCTCGAAGAAGCCAAGGTCGTCGCGGAACAGGCCAACAAGACCAAGACGGATTTCCTGGCCAAGGTGACCCACGAGGTCCGCACGCCCATGAACGCCATCAAGGGCATGAACGACTATCTCCTGAGTACCGCCCTCACCGCCGACCAGCGCGACTGCCTGACGGCTATCAAGGAATCCTCCGACCACCTGCTGACCATCGTCAACGATCTGCTTGACCTGTCCAAGATCGAAGCCGGCAAGATCGTTCTGGAAACCATCGACTTCAACCTGAAAAGCGTCATCGAATCCACCACCCGGCTCATGCTGCCCCTGGCCAACAAGAAAAACCTCGAGCTCGTCACGCTTCTCGACGACAGCGCCGACGTCGTGGTCCGGGGCGATCCGGCCCGGCTGCGGCAAATCCTGCTCAACCTGACCAACAACGCGCTCAAATTCACCAAGCTCGGCGGCATCGCCGTCACCGCCTCGGCGACCACGGACGCGACGGCCGGCGGCTACGAGATCGCCATCACCGTCAGCGATACCGGCGTGGGCATCGAACGCGCCCGCCTCGACACCATCTTCGAACCCTTCACCCAGGGCGACGACTCGACCTCGCGCAAGTTCGGCGGCACGGGCCTTGGCTTGTCGGTCTGCAAACAGCTCGTCGGCCTCATGCACGGCGCAATCACCGTCGAGAGCACGCCGGGGGAAGGCAGCAGCTTCACCGTGCGCCTGCCCCTTGCCCAAGGCGACTACAACCACATCCTCGCCCGGCCCGATGCCGCCAAGGGACGCGAGGCCCCCCTCGACCGCCTGATGATTCTGGTCGTGGACGACAACCCCATGAACCTGCGCGTGGCCCAGAAAGTGTTTTCGCTGCTCAACCAGGAACCCATCCTGGCCCAGGGCGCTCAGGAAGCCTTGACATTTCTCAAGACCGCCCTGTTCGACATGGTCTTCCTGGACATCGAGATGCCGGAAATTAACGGCATCGAGCTGTGTCGCATGATCCGGGACGGCGTCGCCACGCCGCTCAACAAGGACGTCCCCATCATCGCCATGACGGCCTATTCCCTGGACACCATCCGGGACGAATGCCTGGCCTGCGGCATGGACGACTTCATTACCAAGCCCCTTGATCCGCAGGTGCTCTATGAGAAAATTTTGCTGCTGCACCAAAACATGACCGGACTGTGCCGCTACGAACACGGCGCGTCGGGCCAGCCGGAACCGGACACGCCACAAGACGGCCAGGGCAACGCCCGGACGCTGCACAGCGAACTGGCCCTGCTCAAACTTGGCGGCGACGCCGAACTCTATAGGGAAGTCTGCGAAGGCTATCTGGAAAAATACAATACGCAGCGCATCGACATCACCCTGGTGCAGTCCAGGCCCGAGGCGGACAAGCTGGGCTTTGAAATCCATTCGCTCAAGGGACTGGCCCAACAACTCGGGGCGGAAAAGCTCTGCGCCGTGGCGACGGTGATAGAAAAGACGCTCAAGAATCAGGAACCCTGCGAGGACGCCGCCTTTGCCCGCTTGCTGGACGCCGCCCGGGAAACCGAGCAGGCCGTCACGGACTATCTGGCGCGCGCACGGCCCAAGGCGGACTGA
- a CDS encoding type II toxin-antitoxin system PemK/MazF family toxin, whose protein sequence is MARRGCQTTTAGHEQQCTRPVLIISPGAFNRLTGTPVVLPITTGGNFARTAGFAVSLEGAGTRTTGVVRCDQPRALDVAARGGRKLESVPAGVMEEVLARVGVIVG, encoded by the coding sequence CTGGCGCGACGGGGATGCCAAACCACGACGGCCGGCCATGAGCAGCAATGCACGCGGCCGGTGCTCATCATCTCGCCCGGGGCGTTTAATCGCCTCACCGGCACGCCTGTCGTCTTGCCCATCACCACCGGCGGCAATTTCGCCCGCACGGCCGGCTTCGCCGTGTCTTTGGAAGGAGCCGGCACGCGAACCACCGGCGTGGTGCGCTGCGACCAGCCCCGCGCCCTGGATGTGGCGGCGCGCGGCGGCCGGAAGTTGGAGAGCGTGCCGGCAGGCGTCATGGAGGAGGTGTTGGCGAGGGTGGGGGTGATAGTGGGGTGA
- a CDS encoding SPASM domain-containing protein, giving the protein MSAPIVLDRLIVEASSRSRAEIGFTIRAGHKKRWLDHDLPLALFEKALRDIDAVAEVRFQGWGDPLANPDILAMLAAAKHAGARTVLATDGVRLADEHASALTRDDIDVVVLPLAGLMEDANFRRRGTSLYAALAAIDRLTAVKAVHDSKLPQIEVRYALTRTGLEQGELEALPRFLAGLGVGAVHVRPLSYATGPETEYDALVPADQDAFDALAARLRAAAEEAAGLGLRLDSRLVHGGLTRFRCPDRPASTLFIAADGAVSPCALRNVPVADPASYRFHGATLPFPRDVRGNLHVDALPAVWNAPEYREFRYCHDTDTPPEGCAGCWRSFWVDVA; this is encoded by the coding sequence ATGAGCGCGCCCATCGTCCTTGACCGGCTCATTGTCGAGGCCTCGTCCCGCAGCCGGGCCGAAATCGGCTTCACCATCCGGGCCGGCCACAAGAAGCGCTGGCTGGACCACGACCTGCCCCTGGCCCTTTTCGAAAAGGCCCTGCGCGACATCGACGCCGTGGCCGAAGTCCGGTTCCAGGGCTGGGGCGATCCCCTGGCCAACCCGGACATCCTGGCCATGCTGGCCGCGGCCAAGCACGCCGGGGCGCGCACGGTGCTCGCCACCGACGGCGTGCGTCTGGCCGATGAGCACGCCTCGGCCTTGACGCGCGACGACATCGACGTGGTCGTGCTGCCCCTGGCCGGGCTGATGGAGGACGCCAATTTCCGGCGGCGCGGCACAAGCCTGTACGCGGCCCTGGCCGCCATCGACCGGCTCACCGCCGTCAAGGCCGTGCACGATTCCAAGCTGCCGCAAATCGAGGTGCGCTACGCCCTGACCCGCACCGGGCTGGAGCAGGGCGAGCTTGAGGCCCTGCCGCGCTTTCTGGCCGGCCTTGGGGTCGGCGCGGTCCATGTGCGGCCGCTGTCCTACGCCACCGGCCCCGAGACGGAGTACGACGCCCTGGTGCCGGCCGATCAGGACGCCTTCGACGCCCTGGCCGCCCGGCTGCGGGCCGCCGCCGAAGAGGCGGCCGGGCTGGGTCTGCGCCTGGACAGCCGGCTGGTGCACGGCGGACTGACCCGCTTTCGCTGCCCGGACCGGCCAGCCAGCACGCTTTTCATCGCCGCCGACGGCGCGGTCAGCCCGTGCGCGCTGCGAAACGTGCCCGTAGCCGATCCAGCCAGCTACCGGTTCCACGGCGCGACCCTGCCCTTCCCCCGCGACGTGCGCGGCAATCTGCACGTCGATGCCCTGCCCGCCGTCTGGAACGCGCCGGAGTACCGGGAATTTCGCTACTGCCACGACACCGACACGCCGCCCGAGGGCTGCGCCGGCTGCTGGCGGTCGTTCTGGGTGGATGTGGCCTAG